A genomic stretch from Bradyrhizobium sp. 195 includes:
- a CDS encoding AraC family transcriptional regulator: protein MTAALQNYHARMLRVLDHIDRHLDEDLDLDTLSGVAAYSKYHFHRQFTATFGLSVHRYIQLARMKRASYRLAYSEAESVTDIAMDAGYDAPDAFARAFRQRLGQSPSSFRKSPDWEPWLAAFGPLDNARSKLMQKTFTSDDVTIRDVPTTAMAIMEHRGDPATLPATIQRFIAWRKAAGLHPSISPTFNVWRSERRPASPADYSVDLCVGTNQPIEPNGDAIKAGEIPGGRCAVLRVVGNTDNLEPAALYLYRDWLPASGEEARDFPIYCQRLSFVPEVGEHEATADLFLPLK from the coding sequence ATGACGGCGGCGCTTCAAAATTACCATGCCCGGATGCTGCGGGTGCTGGATCACATCGACCGGCATCTCGACGAGGATCTGGACCTGGACACGCTGAGCGGCGTCGCGGCCTATTCGAAATATCATTTCCACCGGCAGTTCACGGCGACCTTCGGGTTGTCCGTGCATCGCTATATCCAGCTCGCCCGCATGAAGCGCGCTTCGTACCGGTTGGCCTATAGCGAGGCCGAAAGCGTCACCGATATCGCGATGGATGCCGGTTACGACGCACCGGACGCCTTCGCCCGCGCCTTTCGGCAACGGCTCGGGCAATCGCCGTCGTCGTTCCGGAAGTCTCCCGACTGGGAGCCGTGGCTTGCGGCCTTCGGGCCTCTCGACAATGCCAGGAGCAAGCTCATGCAGAAGACCTTTACCAGCGACGACGTGACGATCCGCGATGTGCCGACGACGGCGATGGCGATCATGGAGCATCGGGGCGACCCGGCGACGCTTCCCGCCACCATCCAGCGCTTCATCGCCTGGCGCAAAGCCGCCGGCCTGCACCCCAGCATAAGTCCGACCTTCAATGTCTGGCGGTCCGAGCGGCGGCCAGCCTCGCCTGCCGATTATAGCGTGGACCTCTGTGTCGGAACCAACCAGCCGATCGAGCCGAACGGCGATGCGATCAAAGCCGGCGAGATTCCCGGCGGACGATGTGCGGTGCTGCGCGTCGTCGGCAACACCGACAATCTGGAGCCCGCCGCGCTCTACCTCTATCGCGACTGGCTTCCCGCCAGCGGCGAGGAAGCACGCGACTTCCCGATCTATTGCCAGCGACTGAGCTTCGTCCCTGAAGTCGGTGAGCACGAGGCGACCGCGGATTTGTTCCTGCCGCTGAAATAG
- a CDS encoding cupin, with amino-acid sequence MPIKDQVKNFAKKLVEHHPDAATLRALVRARKPAELHFRDDGIIPNNPKFPVLLYRAAVNLKNRRFPPDVIIDTLFDANGWGRSWRDTVYDFVHYHSQIHEVMGVARGTARIECGGIKGRILSVKAGDVLVLPAGTGHRLIESSREFLVVGAYPQDGTYDECTDTRERPDAVKRIAKVRKPKTDPVAGPSGPLLRSWRTVRPRS; translated from the coding sequence ATGCCGATCAAGGATCAGGTCAAGAATTTCGCCAAGAAGCTGGTGGAGCACCATCCAGATGCGGCGACTTTGCGTGCGCTTGTGCGGGCCCGTAAACCGGCAGAATTGCATTTTCGCGACGACGGTATCATTCCGAACAATCCGAAATTTCCAGTGCTGCTCTATCGCGCCGCGGTGAACCTGAAGAACCGGCGTTTTCCCCCTGATGTCATCATCGACACGCTGTTCGATGCGAATGGCTGGGGTCGGTCGTGGCGCGACACCGTGTACGACTTCGTTCATTATCATTCGCAAATTCACGAAGTGATGGGCGTGGCACGCGGCACGGCCAGAATCGAGTGCGGCGGGATCAAGGGACGGATCCTGAGTGTGAAGGCCGGCGATGTTCTGGTCCTTCCCGCAGGCACGGGACACCGCCTCATCGAGTCCAGCCGGGAGTTTCTCGTCGTCGGCGCGTACCCGCAGGACGGGACCTACGACGAGTGCACCGACACGCGAGAGCGTCCCGACGCCGTCAAGCGTATCGCCAAGGTCCGCAAGCCGAAGACGGATCCGGTCGCCGGACCGAGCGGCCCGCTGCTCAGATCATGGCGGACGGTGCGACCGCGATCGTGA
- a CDS encoding Crp/Fnr family transcriptional regulator, whose protein sequence is MPHPKFIARLQAIESLSEDERRQVAALPSTLRQVADGEIVLRQGEAASRCVFVVSGFLYQARIVGDRSQILAFHVPGDMPCLHTLLVSPMDADLVGLGPTIVGTVAHSPLRQLLDGSHHLTRAFWRETLIDAAISRQWIARLGAQAALPKVAHLICELAARLDVVGLLNDGCFQMPMTQRHVADACGLSIVHVNRTIQELRHRGLIAWEGSEIELLRPEELRELADFRPDYLT, encoded by the coding sequence ATGCCGCATCCGAAGTTCATCGCGCGTCTGCAGGCCATCGAAAGCCTGTCCGAGGACGAACGCCGGCAGGTCGCCGCCCTGCCCTCCACGCTGCGCCAGGTCGCCGACGGCGAGATCGTGCTGCGCCAGGGCGAGGCCGCCTCGCGCTGCGTCTTCGTCGTGAGCGGCTTCCTCTACCAGGCCCGCATCGTCGGCGACCGCAGCCAGATCCTCGCGTTCCACGTTCCCGGCGACATGCCCTGCCTGCACACGCTGCTGGTCTCGCCGATGGATGCGGACCTCGTCGGCCTCGGACCGACCATCGTCGGCACTGTCGCGCACAGCCCGCTCCGGCAGCTTCTCGACGGCTCCCACCACCTGACACGCGCGTTCTGGCGTGAGACGCTGATCGATGCGGCCATCTCGCGGCAATGGATCGCCCGCCTCGGCGCGCAGGCGGCCTTGCCCAAGGTCGCGCACCTCATCTGCGAGCTCGCCGCAAGGCTGGACGTCGTCGGCCTCCTCAACGACGGCTGCTTCCAGATGCCGATGACGCAGCGGCACGTTGCCGATGCCTGCGGACTGTCGATCGTCCACGTCAACCGCACCATCCAGGAACTGAGGCATCGTGGATTGATCGCCTGGGAGGGCAGCGAGATCGAGCTGCTGCGACCCGAGGAGCTGCGCGAGCTTGCCGATTTCAGGCCCGACTATCTGACGTGA
- a CDS encoding Crp/Fnr family transcriptional regulator: protein MEKAHDVLIRNLCEHTALAEEDLAEIRALTFTLRDLEPNQDFIRQGDEPEHSVLVVTGMVARYHLLGGGGRQYLAFHLTGDLPDAQGLFIDQMDHGLSALGAASVAFIPHRELFIAFRRRPSFGLAVWRETLLDAAIFREAITNNSARPMQARMAHLFCELFYRARAAQLVRGNRCRIPISLAQLGETLGMAIATVNRTLGELRRSGAMDLREGELIVLKWRDLQRLGDFNPAYLHQKRQSPPPT, encoded by the coding sequence ATGGAAAAAGCCCACGACGTGCTGATCCGGAACCTTTGCGAGCACACAGCGCTCGCAGAGGAGGATCTTGCGGAAATCCGGGCGCTCACCTTCACGCTGCGCGATTTGGAGCCCAACCAGGATTTCATCCGTCAGGGCGACGAACCCGAACATTCGGTGCTGGTCGTCACCGGCATGGTCGCGCGTTACCATCTGCTGGGCGGCGGTGGGCGGCAATATCTGGCGTTCCATCTCACCGGCGACCTGCCGGATGCGCAGGGCCTGTTCATCGACCAGATGGACCACGGATTGAGCGCGCTAGGGGCGGCCTCCGTCGCCTTTATCCCGCATCGCGAATTGTTCATTGCGTTCCGGCGGCGGCCAAGCTTTGGGCTGGCGGTCTGGCGCGAGACGCTGCTCGATGCCGCGATCTTTCGCGAGGCGATCACAAACAACAGCGCCCGGCCGATGCAGGCGCGCATGGCACACCTGTTCTGCGAGCTGTTCTACCGTGCTCGCGCGGCGCAGCTCGTCCGCGGCAATCGTTGCCGCATACCGATCAGTCTGGCGCAGCTCGGCGAGACGCTGGGCATGGCGATCGCGACGGTGAACCGGACACTGGGCGAGCTCAGGCGCAGCGGAGCCATGGATTTGCGTGAGGGCGAGCTGATCGTGCTGAAATGGCGCGACTTGCAGCGGCTCGGCGATTTCAACCCGGCCTATCTGCACCAGAAACGGCAGTCGCCGCCGCCTACGTGA
- a CDS encoding alcohol dehydrogenase, translating into MALMRRQSLVKFDAPLCETIVDTPKPQGREVLVRIERCGLCHSDLHIQDGYADLGGGKKLDTTRGMTLPFTLGHEIAGVVDEVGPDVAAGLVGTKKAVFPWIGCGQCRDCANGDENLCVKQRFLGVSIDGGFATHVLVPDAKYLLDYDPLPVNQAATLMCSGVTAYGALKRLVDRPRQRNILLIGLGGVGMMGLSFAQAMFKQPITVADLSPAARDTALKNGATVAYDPSEPDVIKRILKETEGGFDEIVDFAGNEKSMAFAVAVAARGGKIVVSGLMGGQFTLPMVQWVYKRMTIEGFMVGTLAEAQELMALARAGKIKLTPMREEPMGDVQKWIDELRAGKVVGRIVLKN; encoded by the coding sequence ATGGCGCTGATGCGCAGGCAGTCCCTGGTCAAGTTCGATGCGCCCTTGTGCGAGACCATCGTCGATACGCCGAAGCCGCAAGGACGCGAGGTGCTGGTGCGCATCGAGCGCTGCGGCCTTTGCCATTCCGACCTCCACATCCAGGACGGCTATGCCGATCTCGGCGGCGGCAAGAAGCTCGACACCACGCGCGGCATGACGCTGCCCTTCACGCTCGGCCACGAGATCGCCGGCGTGGTCGACGAAGTCGGCCCGGACGTCGCCGCCGGCCTGGTCGGCACGAAGAAGGCCGTCTTTCCCTGGATCGGCTGCGGCCAGTGCCGCGATTGCGCCAATGGCGACGAGAATCTGTGCGTGAAGCAGCGCTTCCTCGGCGTTTCCATCGACGGCGGATTCGCCACCCACGTGCTGGTGCCCGACGCAAAATACCTGCTCGACTACGATCCCCTGCCCGTCAACCAGGCCGCGACGCTGATGTGCTCCGGCGTCACCGCCTATGGCGCGCTCAAGCGCCTGGTCGACCGTCCGCGCCAGCGCAACATCTTGCTGATCGGCCTCGGCGGCGTCGGCATGATGGGCCTGTCGTTCGCGCAGGCGATGTTCAAGCAGCCGATCACGGTCGCCGACCTTTCGCCGGCCGCGCGCGACACCGCGCTGAAGAACGGTGCCACAGTCGCCTATGACCCGTCCGAGCCCGACGTGATCAAGCGCATCCTGAAGGAGACCGAGGGCGGCTTCGACGAGATCGTCGATTTCGCCGGCAATGAGAAGTCGATGGCGTTTGCGGTCGCCGTCGCCGCGCGCGGCGGCAAGATCGTGGTCTCCGGCCTGATGGGCGGCCAGTTCACGCTGCCGATGGTGCAATGGGTCTACAAGCGCATGACCATCGAGGGTTTCATGGTCGGCACGCTGGCAGAGGCCCAGGAGCTGATGGCGCTGGCCCGCGCCGGCAAGATCAAGCTGACGCCGATGCGCGAGGAGCCGATGGGCGATGTCCAGAAATGGATCGACGAGCTTCGCGCCGGCAAGGTCGTCGGCCGCATCGTGCTGAAGAACTGA
- the rsmA gene encoding 16S rRNA (adenine(1518)-N(6)/adenine(1519)-N(6))-dimethyltransferase RsmA, with amino-acid sequence MSAIDDLPPLREVIRQHALSARKSLGQNFLLDLNLTARIARAAAPLEDSTIVEIGPGPGGLTRALLALGAKRVIAIEHDERAIPALQDISARYPDRLEIVHGDAMTFDPRPLLDGEQAKIVANLPYNIATQLLINWLTTEPWPPWYDLMVLMFQREVGERIVAREDEEAYGRLGVLANWRCETKILFDIAPSAFVPPPKVTSSVVRLKPRAEPLPCDRKMLEQVAAAAFGQRRKMLRQSLKSLGVDPARLAQAAGVEATRRAETIPISGFVAMACELANIRTETER; translated from the coding sequence ATGAGCGCGATCGACGACCTCCCGCCGCTGCGCGAGGTCATTCGCCAGCACGCGCTGTCGGCGCGCAAATCGCTCGGCCAGAACTTTCTGCTCGACCTCAATCTCACCGCCCGCATCGCCCGTGCGGCCGCTCCGCTGGAAGACTCCACCATCGTCGAGATCGGCCCCGGCCCGGGCGGGCTGACGCGGGCGCTGCTCGCGCTCGGCGCAAAGCGCGTCATCGCCATCGAGCACGACGAGCGCGCGATTCCGGCGCTTCAGGATATCTCCGCGCGCTACCCTGACAGGCTCGAGATCGTGCATGGCGATGCCATGACCTTCGATCCGCGTCCGCTGCTCGATGGCGAACAAGCGAAGATCGTCGCCAACCTGCCCTACAACATCGCGACCCAGCTTCTGATCAACTGGCTGACGACCGAGCCCTGGCCGCCCTGGTACGATCTGATGGTCCTGATGTTTCAGCGCGAGGTCGGCGAGCGCATCGTCGCGCGCGAGGACGAGGAGGCCTATGGCCGGCTCGGCGTGCTCGCCAACTGGCGCTGCGAGACCAAGATCCTGTTCGACATCGCGCCGTCCGCCTTCGTGCCGCCGCCGAAGGTCACCTCCTCCGTCGTGCGCCTCAAGCCGCGCGCAGAACCGCTGCCTTGCGATCGCAAAATGCTGGAGCAGGTCGCCGCCGCCGCCTTCGGCCAGCGCCGCAAGATGCTGCGCCAAAGCCTGAAATCGCTCGGCGTCGATCCGGCGCGGCTTGCACAAGCCGCCGGCGTCGAGGCGACGCGGCGCGCAGAGACCATTCCCATATCAGGCTTTGTTGCCATGGCCTGTGAATTGGCCAATATACGGACCGAAACAGAGCGATAA